One window of Treponema denticola genomic DNA carries:
- a CDS encoding FG-GAP repeat domain-containing protein, whose product MSDNPETVLDQKNDEAVVVENNVLENDNEASLEEKKSPEQKEVKVKKKRGVFFKIGMTFLVIVLVLLLPVAGFLIYSAIDGINPIEYLPEGHYAYVNIDSAGELLQKTLSMQTLDSVLNSPETAQLQGTIRSFRASPMLSSWWFGSASNISLDIAAYPNGSFLIFAKLGFRSAGTRLLPFILKFKPDLLADLKELKPVDENGISFWQYDLGGGQAVYFLNYKDSVIASTSKDLFFSALSKKHEDEHIKTLRKFIKEKKGGTLSILSDVNYFTKDTPKDDSISNNVVRALKFPENAKIDLSLDYKDINLSGLCKWETESEGLNTILQRQAFIPGILNRLPKSADYISLINMGDPQFLFQNGKDILGSSILQSYNSANKAAKFVFNKSIDDLLFSWMGEEIGVFEVKQSDVPIFFVSLKDEKLCRQAFELIYTSFFVNRNISALVDGIRIPRIEFPDILTGLLRAFKVELPTPFYVIEGGYLYLSQSAEALASTLNDVKRGDLLVKTENWKNITKSFSPETSVFVYYNLENQVPSFLRTNQVLQSVLKGFGRGLISIRFEKERTVKFEVYAQKTEAHSLGELSAFPFEFNSKLSSYIYCGKGTNNVPFAYWVSGANLYALNLADKQLKSIKLDDKAYLNLDIKKGIVDSVWAVSARGTVYKTDYNLEVSSGFPILTGEKLSSSPAIIQDKIVVPVANKPVLLYVDSSASFYYSDEMNTRLKTAPSVYGNFITAIPRSFDSYMYIFDDKGKIISGYPKELDGISAVQPILYKNNTYEAVLTEQGLFSLKPSLMQGKEGEVYSIDLNSSCKTQPVYSEKLKMFFLITDNGFLYKIDTECNIIDKISLKQKNASDYLITLIDLDSDGYDDVLVSGGGNSIYAYSANLSPINGFPVAGTGIPYLIDVDGNGRPELITCGIDNRIHSYTGVSK is encoded by the coding sequence ATGAGCGATAATCCCGAAACCGTATTAGATCAAAAAAATGATGAAGCCGTTGTTGTAGAAAATAATGTTTTAGAAAATGATAACGAAGCTTCCTTGGAAGAAAAGAAAAGCCCCGAACAAAAAGAAGTAAAAGTCAAAAAAAAGCGCGGTGTTTTCTTTAAAATCGGAATGACTTTTTTGGTCATTGTACTTGTACTGCTTTTACCTGTTGCAGGTTTTCTTATTTATTCTGCAATTGACGGTATAAATCCTATAGAATATCTACCTGAAGGGCATTATGCCTATGTAAACATAGATTCTGCAGGGGAACTTTTACAAAAAACTCTTTCAATGCAGACCCTTGATTCGGTTTTAAACTCGCCTGAAACCGCTCAGTTGCAGGGAACTATCCGTTCTTTTAGAGCCTCTCCAATGCTGAGTTCATGGTGGTTTGGCTCTGCCTCAAATATCAGTTTAGACATAGCTGCCTATCCCAACGGTAGTTTCTTGATTTTTGCTAAATTGGGCTTCCGTTCGGCAGGAACAAGGCTTTTACCCTTTATTTTAAAATTTAAACCTGACTTATTGGCTGACTTAAAAGAGCTTAAGCCGGTTGACGAAAACGGTATAAGTTTTTGGCAGTATGATTTGGGCGGCGGTCAAGCTGTATATTTCTTAAATTATAAGGATTCCGTAATTGCTTCTACATCCAAAGATTTATTTTTTTCGGCTCTATCTAAAAAGCATGAAGATGAACACATTAAAACCTTGCGTAAATTTATTAAAGAAAAGAAGGGCGGAACTTTAAGCATATTAAGCGATGTAAATTATTTTACCAAGGATACGCCCAAAGACGATTCCATAAGCAATAATGTTGTGCGGGCCCTTAAATTTCCGGAAAATGCAAAGATAGATCTTAGTTTGGATTATAAAGATATAAACCTTTCAGGGCTTTGTAAGTGGGAAACCGAATCCGAGGGCTTAAATACTATTCTTCAAAGACAAGCCTTTATTCCGGGAATATTGAACAGGCTCCCGAAATCCGCCGACTATATCAGTTTAATAAACATGGGGGACCCCCAATTTTTATTCCAAAACGGAAAAGATATTTTAGGTTCATCTATATTACAATCCTATAATTCTGCAAATAAGGCAGCCAAATTTGTTTTTAATAAGAGCATCGATGACTTGCTTTTTTCGTGGATGGGCGAAGAGATAGGTGTTTTTGAAGTAAAACAATCAGATGTTCCTATCTTTTTTGTTTCCTTAAAAGACGAAAAACTATGCAGGCAAGCCTTCGAATTAATCTATACCTCATTTTTTGTAAACAGAAATATCTCGGCTCTTGTTGACGGCATAAGAATACCGCGTATAGAATTTCCCGATATTTTAACAGGGCTTTTACGGGCCTTTAAGGTTGAGCTTCCCACTCCTTTTTATGTTATTGAAGGCGGCTATCTTTATCTTTCGCAGAGTGCCGAAGCTCTAGCCTCTACATTAAATGATGTAAAAAGAGGCGACTTGCTTGTAAAAACCGAAAACTGGAAAAACATAACAAAATCTTTTTCTCCCGAAACCTCCGTCTTTGTTTATTATAATTTGGAAAATCAGGTTCCTTCTTTTTTAAGAACAAATCAGGTTTTACAATCAGTATTAAAAGGTTTCGGACGGGGTCTGATCTCAATCCGGTTTGAAAAAGAAAGAACCGTTAAATTTGAAGTTTATGCCCAAAAAACCGAGGCTCATTCCTTGGGAGAGCTTTCCGCCTTTCCATTCGAATTTAATTCAAAGTTGAGCTCATACATCTATTGCGGAAAGGGAACAAACAATGTGCCATTTGCTTATTGGGTAAGCGGTGCGAACCTATATGCCCTAAATTTAGCCGATAAACAATTAAAGTCGATTAAACTCGATGATAAGGCTTATTTAAACCTCGATATTAAAAAAGGTATTGTGGATTCCGTTTGGGCCGTATCTGCCAGAGGAACCGTCTACAAAACGGATTACAATCTGGAAGTGTCCTCAGGCTTTCCTATTTTAACAGGAGAAAAATTAAGTTCTTCTCCGGCGATTATACAGGACAAGATAGTTGTTCCGGTTGCAAATAAGCCCGTTCTTTTATATGTAGACAGCTCAGCTTCCTTTTATTATTCGGATGAAATGAATACGCGTTTAAAGACCGCTCCTTCAGTGTACGGTAATTTTATTACGGCTATTCCCCGTTCTTTTGACAGCTACATGTATATTTTTGACGATAAGGGAAAAATTATTTCGGGTTATCCCAAAGAGCTTGACGGTATTTCGGCGGTTCAGCCTATTCTATATAAAAATAATACTTACGAAGCTGTCTTAACGGAGCAGGGCTTGTTCTCTCTTAAGCCTTCACTTATGCAGGGAAAAGAGGGAGAGGTTTATTCCATAGACCTTAACAGCTCTTGTAAAACTCAACCCGTTTATTCCGAAAAGCTAAAAATGTTTTTTTTGATTACCGATAACGGCTTTTTATATAAGATAGATACCGAGTGTAATATAATCGATAAGATTTCTTTAAAGCAAAAAAATGCATCCGATTATCTTATTACGCTTATCGATCTTGATTCGGACGGTTATGATGATGTGCTTGTTTCGGGGGGAGGAAATTCCATATATGCTTATAGTGCTAACCTTTCCCCCATAAACGGTTTTCCTGTTGCAGGAACGGGAATTCCTTATCTAATCGATGTAGACGGAAACGGCCGGCCTGAACTGATAACCTGCGGTATAGATAACCGCATTCATTCTTATACGGGAGTTTCAAAATGA